In Megalobrama amblycephala isolate DHTTF-2021 linkage group LG21, ASM1881202v1, whole genome shotgun sequence, the genomic stretch ttagataactggtatcaatctcagacaaaataatttgccaggtcaatggaaaccctacttagaggttgttccacattattaagcatgTCACAGTTCTTATGCcatatggagaggaagaaagatctttctgaagatgaaaagcatgaaatggtgcaatgttgtgcaaaaggcatgaaaacaactaatattgtgtgaaaactgaatggagattattgaattatcataagatttgtgagtgatttagagcacagcagaactcggtcagataaaggcttattaaggaaagttcctgtcaaaaaaattaattgcattaaaagggcacctataaaaaagccagtgttgagcagcaaacgggtatttgaagctgctggtgtctcaagaagctctccattcaggctggcagttgtgcgtaaagatgcattttagccacccctaaccaaacctcacaaagagaaacatttacagtgggtttagaaatacatgaagactaatttttaaatagttttatttactgaCTAATGGCGTACTACAATAGATGGTCTaaaccagtgtttctcaaccctggtcttgaaggacccccaacactgcaggttttgtctttctccctaattaaacacacctgattcaactcatcagggGTCTCATTCataaagcgtgcgtacgcacaaaacggggctggaaacgtgcgcacgccagttcccacgcaaagattgtgatctataaaaataaacttgacgggagaatgtgcgcaccttcaagcaaactttgagccgtgcgtacgaacattttggagacagagcagtttggcgacactgatggtgagctgagggactgacagcagatgaaggaaaaccactttaaatcctcattctgagtcataatcataaatacagttcatgctcacaataacagtttaaataaataaaagaattattTAAACTCGCGTGGAAACACGTTTTCATTtgataaacatttacattaatattacacttcACTATTGCcgataagcactgaaattacattacgcagaagttaaacaaaagtgatatgaattcagatagtagatgtgctactttcgatcacttttcctgtgacacgctgctttaatgacagcgaggagcgctgggagcacaataattcctctttaaactaaactgcagatagtatgacaaaatattttagcgagaACGATGATcaatgcacacttaacttcgatattatggaagacactgctggtcgaacggtccgttgtccagtttgaataggtccaataataaggtgttgatgtcgtgtgaaggatcttcaaacaattaccatttgaaggatataatatgaggaaaacggtaagatttgcatgttttctttttaaaatactttgtcagtgatGCGCCGAGATCAGAcgactgcaataaataagtaggcctatctgtttccactaaaaatagcctataaacttcctaaaagatgtgttcaccttatcagcaaaactgtaaatttgatttgaattgtttaaaactattaaaatactatttggccagtggaaatgaatgaatcagctctattctaaaacctttatcttaagtattttatataattttgtttttatcgatattttgatatatttattctaaaacataaagaggatattggatgatctttagcaatataatgtgtggcacaaatggcatttataatccatatctaatattttacattgtcttgtacctttgatggcgtggtgtcacgtggatgggaatatgtatggaaatgatatgcagatgaggttatgcatagtaaaactaggcgtcgtaagctccatatatggtgatttcggggaggagacggtggagatgcacgtacgcacaatcttccgctgactgggatttataaaaggatttgtgcgcaggttctggcgtacacatggttttataaatcagattttttttgtgcgtacgcaaaatctagcttttgcgcgtacgtacacttttaggatgaaatctacgcaaagttttataaatgagaccccagctcattagaagaaactccactacctgaaatgagtgtgtcagacagaggagactttcaaaatgtgcagtgttgggggtcctccaggaccagggttgagaaacactggtctaaacggatggatttctggatggttggtgaatggccaccacgttccaacaagactgcaacatcagcaaggagctggcgggtgatgatttgggctggaatattgggaagtgagatggaaggtccctttagggtctTTGAGGGTGTTAAAATGACTTCATCaggatatgtggagttcataactggccattttcagctttggtataaaaaggaggatagtgccttctgaaatgcaatgcactatcccatgctgcaaaaaaacaccacagcaataaaactgtttgaaaatgtatttctacacccactgtaaatgtttctctctgtgaggtttggttagtgatggctgaaatgcatctttacgcacaactgccagcctgcatggagagcttcttgagactccagagacaccagcagcttcaaatacccgtttgctgctcaacactggcttttttatagctgcccttttaatgcaattaatttttttgacaggaactttccttaataagcctttatctgaccgagttctgctgtgctctaaatcactcacaaatcttatgataattcaataatctccattcagttttcacacaatattagttgttttcatgccttttgcacaacattgcaccatttcatgcttttcatcttcagaaagatctttcttcctctccatatgGCATAAGAACTGTGAcatgcttaataatgtggaacaacctctaagtagggtttccattgacctggcaaattattttgtctgagattgataccagttatctaaaaagacatggataaataaacaaacaaacattttcttagaaaactaaaatctgaatgtttattgtattaaaatcttactgatatgtcacttgcataataatttggaacgcagtgtaggTGCCAAGATTGAATATGTACTCAATCGTGTATTGTActaaatttataatgttattttgtcattcaaagggttagttcacccaaaaatgaaaattatgtcattaatgactcagcctcatgtcgttccaaacccgtaagacctccgttcatcttcggaacacagtttaagatattttagatttagtctgagagctttctgtccgtccattgaaaatgtatgtacggtatactgtccatgtccagaaaggtaataaaaacatcatcaaagtagtccatgtgacatcagagggtcagttagaagtttttgaagcatcgaaaatacattttggtccaaaaataacaaaaactacgactttattcagcattgtattctcttccgggtctgttgtcaatccgggttcacgactccgcagtgacgctgctgacgtaagacgctgctgacgtgttatccggtgcgcccgaacttcgtttacagtctgagggagacacaCGCTGTAcagtattcaagctattctacattgtttgtattttggtattgctatatttttttaaatggtgcgtaagtgtgcatgtcgcggatgtcctaatcgccaaaaacaaccacggtgatgtaaaagtgcattaccaaccctgacagatgaaaggattcaatggaatcaattcagtggaaaggattccggaagagaagacaatgctgaataaagtcatagtttttgttatttttggaccaaaatgtattttcgatgcttcaacaaattctaactaacccactgatgtcacatggactactttgatgatgtttttattacctttctggacatggacagtataccgtacatacattttcaatggagggacagaaagctcttggactaaatgtaaaatatcttaaactgtgttccgaagatgaacggaggtcttacgggtttggaacgacatgaggctgagtcattaatgacataattttcaaaattctgacattaattactcacccttgtgtcaaTCCACATCcacaagacctttgttcatcttcagaacacaaattaagatatttttgatgaaatctgagaggtttctgtctctccatagagatccaacacAACTATtgctccaaggtccagaaaggtagggaAAAGACTTcgttaaagtactccatgtgactccagtggcttaaactcaaattttatgaagcgatgtTAGTGTTttctttgtgcaaaaaaacataatgatttaccactttatttacaaaataatattatccaaagcGTGTTCACACAACAGTGCCAGCTCTCGTGAACATGGGTTGCATGTTACAATATTATTGTaagtaaagtggtaaattatttttttgcacaaacaaaacacTCACGTCGCTtaataaaattgagtttaaagTCACAtagagtactttaatgatgttttttccctacctttctggaccttggagtgatagttgcgttggatctctatggagagacagaaacctctctgatttcatcaaaaatatcttaatttgtgttccgaagatgaacaaaggtcttatggatgtggaacgacatgagggtgagtaataaatgacagaatttgccCTCATGCCTAAATTAAAGAATCTCGTAAAGAAGCATTATGATAACCTTAATTTAATTGCCATAAGTATTGATATGTAAAGCTTGGGATTATTAATTAGCCTGACATGGCTGACTTGATTTGATTTAACGTTGTTTGTAAACGTTATTTCCACCGAACAAACATACTTTTACAATTTGTATAACACTACTAACATTACCATTTTGCCATTATATTCACTCAGTTTGCTGGCGAAGTGTGCGCTAATCTGCGCAGATTACATAAATACTCAACTCACGATGATTCATTATGAATCTTAAATATAGCTGAATTGAGCAGCACCTGCACATTCCTGGCTTACATCAAAACAACTGTCCATCACCAAGCAACAAACAAAGGTGCGCTGGTTTGTTTACTTTGAAGGAAATAGCGCAGAGCCAAGAAACATAATAATGTGGGGGTAACAAACCCCAGTGTAAAAAGGAAAAACACCTAGAATATATCACGATCTGCCCATTTTTAGCAGACGCTGGccatatataaacattgatgTTGCAGCAGCGATTAAAATGAGTAAATGACATTTAAAGCTTTAAATAAAGATTCTATATCATTattatgccagtaggtggcggccagtgactgttaaaatgtatttgatagAGCTTTGTTCAAAAACTCTGGTCGAAAAAAgtcttcatttattaatttcaaacgattttttacataatgaacatattttttgattgacccatttgtaacattttaaacatttataacagtaaatagaacattttgtcagaacttcaagtaaattacatgttattttgtttagttgtctattgtTTTGATTTCAGAATCATGCGAGAACCgtgatctgtttttttttttttgttttttgtttttttttatccagaTTATCCAGAATCATAAATGAATCTTAAAAGAATTTATTTGGCATCTAACTTATACCATTAGCACTGtttctaatattaaaatgtacaatcttAAAGACTAGgatgcttttgcattctctcaaaaatgttttgtgttcccTTGAGATACTTTgtgttagggctgggcgatatatcgcatgcgattctcacgcgcatttcgtcagtaaagccggttccctgattaccgctaaatcgccatcacctgctttcaaatggagcgccttttaatagacagagccgtagttcacggagaagccacgcaaaatcgcgttcagtatcgaagatgaatcgacttcgataatgaacccgattttgcgtggcttatcagtgatctacggctctgtctattaaaaggcgctccattttaaagcaggtgatggcgatttagaggtaatcagggaaccggctttactgacgaaatgcgcgtgagaatcgcatgcgatatatcgcccagccctactttgtGTTTGCTTTTGTGTTTTGGGGGGAATGGAAAAATTTTGCAAGCGAATgtaaaagcattgaaatatttttttcttcttccatctcatttttttttttttttttcatcaacaTGTCCCTTTAGGTGCTCTGTTCCATTCAAATCCATAAGAAGTCCAAAATCCATGTGAACAAGATATAGTAGTACAATCtcaattagggctgcacaatgattaatcgcgattaatcctttgcaaaataaaagtctgtgttatgtaatatgtgtgtgttctgtgtataataattatgtatatataaatacatgcacgtgtatatatttaagaaaaaaattatatttgtatataaaatatttatatttatatgtaatataaaatataaataaatatgtatatttatttatacatgtatatatttcttaaatgtatacatgtatgtacatgtatttatatatacataattattatacacagaacacacacatatattacgcagacttttattttgcaaacgattaatcgcgattaatcattgtgcagccctaatctCAATTTTAGTAGTGGTATAGgagtataatataaatttagTGCACTTAGTGGTCTGTTCAAATAAATATGGTTTACTTCTCTCTGCCTGTAGAAGGTGCTCTGCTTTGCTTCCATATATTTATATCTATATTAttgtatataaattatttatttaaattttaaaaaaagtatgtatacactacctttcaacaatttggggtcagtaaaaaaaaaaatattaatttcttaaaatagtcttattcagcaaggacgcattaaacTGACAGTATATAGAATTTCAAAATTAGATTTAAGGTaagttatttgacatttaaatgaTACAGAAGTAGATCATTTCACTCTGTggatctctctttttttctgtgtgaCTACTCCCTGAAGAGCACGGTATAATCCGTCAGCAGTATTTCCACTTCTCTTCTGCAGCTCACCGCAGTCATATTCATGATTTCTGTTCGAGGTTCATATTGGGACATATGCAGGTCTCCGTGCACTTGACGACTGTTGACCTCTCCCATCATGCTTCTTCGTTCCGTCTGGGGCGAGCTCATAGGCTGCAGGCCGGTTATGTAACGCCCCGTCACTATGGTTATGCAAGCGAAACATGTATCTGCACACGCTGTCCCCCCCCTCCCACACTGATCTCTCTCTTAAAGGGGCGGAGAATCCTCATCCTGCAACAGGGTTTGTGGAGCACTAGAGCACATATGAGGAGGCTGAGGTGTTTGTGTGCCGTTGCCATTGACTGTTATGTAATTCTGTTACAACAGGGGGTTTTTATGCTTTCCATTTCTTCTGCTGAAGATGTAAGAATTGTTCAGACCGAATATGAGCAACAGGATATGATGTCATGCTCTAGGACTTCTGAGAAATAATAAATCACAAATAGATAATAGTAAACTCAAAAAATACCTTTTACTCTATTATGAGTGGATCAAAGTGTACCCGTGAATTTAGTTTTAAACAGTGCAGTAAATGAATCTAAATGCTGTTCATCCCAATAGGAAAACAGATAGAATCTCATCAAGTCAAGAGTTTATATGCTGTCTCTTCAAACACAGTCATACATTTAAAGTGTGTTTCATtctaatgaaaaaaaacaatagtaGAAAAATTCCCCTCCAGACAAGATGAGTCATCACTGATCCTGGTCCATTTTCCAGgaagaaaatattaaatgtgGAAGTTAATGTTGTCAGTTTTTATGAGTATACTATTTTCTGTGTATAGCAAAGTGATGGCAAAGATAACTCTCTCTCTGTTAAGACTGGTTTCCCAAATGTTGGATAATCCTGAGAAAATGTTTATCTAACCTTGACCTAGttggacaaaaaacaaaatgtgtatTTAGTTTTCAGTCCTGATATTTTTTTCCCTAACCAGCAACACATTGTGCTAcgtattatacccaaaaattcttcattcagtggactaccagtacaATGTCAGTAAAATGACAAATGTTGCTGTAAACTTCTCATTCTGTCTAAGACGCTCTGTTTCTTTAGTGTGAAACGCTGACAACTAAAGTACATGCTACTGTTGCCTCTCTGGTTTTAAGAAGTCTCCAACCATCCTGCCAAAAGTCTGGCatcattaaattgattaataaacCTCCTCTGGCGTTCAGACAGCTGTTTGTGTTCACGCATGGCAAGATGCCTTGACCTTGATTGCTTTTCCAGCCCGTAGCATCACTTTTGCAGAGTTTTCCTAGGAAGCAATCCTCTAACAGCACTCTCCCTCCTCCAGGTGGTGGACATCATGAGGGTGAATGTCGATAAGGTCCTGGAACGAGACCAGAAGCTCTCTGACCTGGACGATCGTGCCGATGCCCTGCAGGCCGGTGCTTCCCAGTTTGAGACCAGCGCCGCCAAACTCAAGAGGAAGTACTGGTGGAAGAACTGCAAGGTAAAACAGAGACAAAGAGTTCAGCGCTCGTATCATGCATTCACTtagtttaaatgcattttataataaatatcaaGGCTTTAGAGTTGATTGCAAGCTTTCCAACAAATTTGCTCCCAGTTGTTTGTAGTTTTGTTCTTTGTGCATCTGTAATGAATGGatataaataatgataaataatattatataatataaaaattaatactaaatacatttaaatgactattaaacatattttactggactgaaatgtttttaatgtaaaaagacAACAGTTTTATTCAGAGATGTGTTTAACTGATGTATTTAAAAAGTTTCGCCTGAATTTATTTTAGAATTTCTGTCTTGTATTAATCTGAGATGtctatagttttttttgttaattgtatgaattttgtcatttattcagTTTTCACCAACCCTTTGTTGCTGACGCgacgtaaataaataaatatatttaaaacgtgataaataaataattatttataataatatttttagaaaataacttTCCGTGTTTCCCATAAGCTCATACcgaaaaacaaagaaactaatATGCAACAGATTGTTTTGCATCTTGTTATTGTAAAAATACAGTGAGATTAGTTTTTGTTCTTCCAAAAGGTCATTACAGtttaagttaaaaaatataGGAAATATAAAGACAATATTAAAGAGTAGAGGTTAATGATAATTACCAGAGCAGGtagcaaataat encodes the following:
- the vamp3 gene encoding vesicle-associated membrane protein 3, with the protein product MSAPGADGSGSAGSNRRLQQTQAQVDEVVDIMRVNVDKVLERDQKLSDLDDRADALQAGASQFETSAAKLKRKYWWKNCKMWAILIAVVVIIIIIIVIWTQSS